A genomic segment from Neodiprion lecontei isolate iyNeoLeco1 chromosome 1, iyNeoLeco1.1, whole genome shotgun sequence encodes:
- the LOC107220957 gene encoding E3 ubiquitin-protein ligase listerin isoform X2 has product MDMRYQRLLISSLQGYSLYLKTISPQQIEKVAKIHDKILSHNKFWKLVKHEIPLVRAGFFNVLASMIQHAEELYKNEKKKLITTIMNNLDETDPGVLPVVWEAVLLAICKIEGWHTVVSIEKLIIPKLWHVLREGGNGSANAIYPNLLPFISHFPIQNENKMNFYTNFFNNLRKGFKVKSVQLSYSEMLAVVTAFVECLRYVILLNNEDEILCETLLKQQLMPTLEWCLVEISPVKPLIFKQISQLIRYWSKNRSVADYKSYGHLVQQFWSTLEETLLNLIHSTEANFDSVHISNLYDSLLDLFLSLKNTTLETRKNLRVKFFDSNDRAEKSDEVLPKVPEEDLKYCTELAQLINKITSVHFDNINKDSSESAVMLTCYKLITNFESKDLFIALTKSCGKDTSFLDFYNKTLRKWLIEKPEQTELLIMLLFSLIKYLDKLDKKTVLASLSELQNENKIILRHAVKCALFKHNRKDPAVKEWFSQAEVSSVLLDVTKQVAVNETTIDLDVNKKILMQCFECSDNTDLIISDSTFDDIVSILCKGLNEQSQDNLNSLVELVSEISSATWTHNKLRLGVVKIIETMFGLSCTLDLDSSAFPIRKTVQNTWKNGLVQLKTMLSPAKLVDLTKKCADILWANIFLSEHLYSLEKLVEIAVSFIKALVEDDDENEHTKNVISAFTAGSKMATWLADVTTIVLYAEVVSGNLATMETCFQTKIGQDIVKIDLEQKYPTDNIENCVRWALLNIKLLKKLFMKKSEGQDDIEDDSTEVQDMDIVKVNALPVIEETMLNILHIVATGYLYGLHYTSTKHFNGISTLFTDLKEEVKVTYTLLGTDIRESNLKFILQNSGVYVGIWPHVLRLFCMELAPCDSLTTKFREDFSITSSASNNVNEIGAQLQAVQVLSDYLNMEDIPLQLDNNVNALVVGRSLLGGDSEKTLTYFIATLDKVIKLYQEDNGFLLFDCDVSEVTWQQFTLPLEVVRFLSKSVSTIPTKLTHAHWDFILISLASWQLSVKKSKKNCGNLKVTAFIVAVNKLFCTLQELLYKHEKESVEGLPGTILDEWKNIFADDVYIVLVETWMYCSDLYNQHDVSSMQLVLLNNLGEALKLVDEKIFFGQHTSAAFESINSEKVIKLSFNLLQSPVPSLQLSAYQVFKKIIPELVARDKNLIESESFDLNLLNFKKFENVLASTQYIVNAMLLDFKLCETVSCTIQPYTDSYTYTLGYLFEWAILLDMCSYAHAELRYQYSELLKDDFFPSLMNNLFRLMPVEIFQDNKNKAVRLTEIFSTAPSFSFAKTWTECRLDHLVCWLYANSLRQLPVLVRQWWGAADSRVSAAVERITILYVSPMLCQEELSCNKLTGIENMQVKVHPTAREVIALYQVEDAKLELSIILPINHPLGPVTVDLGQHAGGAANWRNCHMQLSIFLTHQNGSIWDGLTLWKNNLDKRFAGVEECYICFSIVHATTNQIPKLSCHTCRKKFHTPCLYKWFSTSQKSTCPICRNIF; this is encoded by the exons ATGGACATGAGATACCAGAGATTATTGATATCAAGTTTACAAGGATACTCTTTATACTTGAAAACAATTTCTCCTCAGCAAATAGAGAAGGTGGCAAAGATtcacgataaaattttatcacacaATAAGTTCTGGAAATTGGTTAAACATGAAATACCTCTAGTCAGAGCTGGATTCTTCAATGTTCTTGCCTCAATGATTCAACACGCCGAAGAATTGTAcaagaacgagaaaaagaaattgatcaCCACCATTATGAACAATCTTGATGAAACAGATCCTGGTGTCTTGCCAGTTGTGTGGGAGGCTGTGCTTCTTGCAATATGTAAAATAGAG GGTTGGCATACAGTAGTCAGCATTGAAAAGCTCATAATACCTAAGTTGTGGCATGTTTTAAGAGAAGGAGGTAATGGCAGCGCCAATGCAATTTATCCTAATTTGCTGCCCTTCATCAGCCACTTTCCTATACAAAACGAGAACAAGATGAACTTTTACACAAATTTCTTTAATAATTTACGGAAGGG CTTTAAAGTCAAGAGCGTTCAACTCAGCTACTCAGAGATGCTGGCAGTGGTCACTGCATTCGTCGAGTGTTTGCGTTATGTGATTCTTTTGAATAATGAGGATGAAATCTTGTGCGAAACTTTACTGAAACAAcag TTGATGCCAACATTGGAATGGTGTTTGGTAGAGATTTCACCAGTGAAACCtttgatttttaaacaaataagCCAGCTCATTCGTTATTGGAGTAAAAATCGAAGCGTCGCCGATTACAAGTCGTATGGTCATTTAGTTCAACAATTTTGGTCTACTCTTGAGGAGACACTTTTGAATCTAATTCATTCTACTGAAGCAAATTTTGATTCAGTTCACATTTCAAACTTGTATGACTCATTGCTGGACTTGTTTCtcagtttaaaaaataccaCATTAGAGACTCGCAAAAATTTGAgagtcaaattttttgattcaaacgaccgAGCAGAAAAAAGCGACGAAGTTTTGCCTAAAGTTCCAGAAGAAGACCTGAAGTATTGTACAGAATTAGCTCAACTAATCAACAAAATAACTTCCGTTCATTTTGATAACATCAATAAAGATTCTTCTGAATCAGCTGTCATGTTAACCTGTTATAAATTAATCACAAACTTTGAAAGCAAAGACCTTTTTATTGCATTGACAAAATCGTGTGGAAAAGATACCAGTTTTCTCGATTTTTACAATAAGACTTTGAGAAAATGGTTGATTGAAAAGCCAGAACAGACGGAGCTATTGATAATGTTATTGTTCAGCCTCATCAAATATTTGGATAAATTGGACAAGAAAACAGTTCTTGCTTCATTATCAGAG TTAcagaacgaaaataaaataatcctTAGGCATGCGGTCAAGTGTGCTTTGTTCAAACATAATAGGAAGGATCCTGCAGTAAAAGAGTGGTTTTCACAAGCTGAAGTGTCGTCTGTGTTACTAGATGTGACTAAACAAGTAGCTGTTAATGAAACTACCATCGATTTGGatgtgaacaaaaaaattctcatgcAATGTTTCGAGTGTTCTGATAATACCG ATTTAATTATCAGTGATTCTACATTTGATGACATTGTCTCAATCCTCTGTAAAGGTTTGAATGAACAGAGTCAAGATAATCTCAACTCACTCGTTGAATTGGTTTCTGAGATATCCTCTGCAACTTGGACTCACAACAAACTAAGGCTAGGAGTTGTCAAAATTATCGAAACTATGTTTGGATTAAGTTGCACACTTGACTTAGATAGCAGTGCTTTCCCGATAAGAAAAACTGTTCAGAATACATGGAAAAATGGGCTGGTCCAGTTAAAAACGATGTTATCTCCCGCAAAACTTGTTGACCTTACTAAAAAATGTGCAGACATTCTATGGGCAAATATCTTTCTGTC AGAACACCTATATTCTTTAGAAAAATTAGTGGAAATTGCAGTCAGCTTTATAAAAGCATTGGTTGAAGACGATGATGAAAATGAGCAtacaaaaaatgtcatttctGCTTTTACTGCTGGGTCGAAGATGGCTACTTGGTTGGCTGATGTGACAACAATAGTTCTGTATGCAGAAGTAGTGTCAGGAAATTTAGCAACGATGGAAACGTGTTTTCAGACAAAAATCGGTCAAGATATTGTTAAAATCGACTTGGAACAAAAGTATCCTACAGACAATATAGAAAACTGTGTTAGATGGGCTTTATTGAACATTAAATTACTAAAAAAACTCTTcatgaaaaaatctgaagGCCAAGACGATATCGAAGACGATTCAACAGAAGTTCAAGATATGGATATTGTTAAAGTCAATGCATTACCTGTTATTGAAGAGACTATGttgaatattctacatatTGTTGCTACAGGATATTTGTATGGTTTACACTATACTTCA ACAAAACACTTTAATGGGATTAGCACCCTGTTTACTGATCTAAAAGAGGAAGTTAAAGTTACATATACATTGCTTGGAACAGACATACGTGAGAGTAATCTCAAGTTCATCCTTCAAAA TTCTGGAGTTTACGTTGGAATATGGCCTCATGTGTTACGTCTTTTTTGCATGGAACTAGCACCGTGTGATAGTCTAACTACTAAATTCAGAGAAGATTTCAGCATCACAAGTTCTGCCTCAAATAATGTAAACGAAATTGGCGCTCAACTTCAAGCTGTTcag GTTTTGTCTGATTACCTAAACATGGAAGATATTCCATTACAATTGGACAATAATGTAAACGCACTCGTAGTAGGACGGAGCTTGCTTGGCGGTGATTCAGAAAAAACCTTGacatattttattgcaacTTTAGATAAAGTGATAAAGCTCTACCAAGAGGATAACGGCTTCTTACTTTTTGATTG TGATGTATCAGAAGTAACGTGGCAACAGTTCACATTACCTTTGGAAGTTGTTAGATTTCTATCAAAGTCCGTCTCGACAATACCAACAAAATTAACTCACGCGCACTGGGATTTCATATTGATATCTCTAGCCTCTTGGCAGCtttcagtaaaaaaatctaaaaagaATTGTGGTAATTTGAAG GTAACAGCTTTTATTGTTGCTGTGAATAAATTGTTCTGTACACTACAAGAACTCTTATACAAACATGAGAAAGAATCTGTTGAAGGATTGCCTGGAACTATATTAGATGAGTGGAAAAACATTTTTGCTGATGATGTGTATATTGTCCTTGTTGAAACTTGGATGTATTGTTCCG ATTTGTACAATCAACACGACGTATCATCTATGCAACTTGTTCTGCTGAATAACCTGGGTGAGGCTCTGAAGTTGGTAGACGAAAAAATCTTCTTTGGACAGCATACCAGTGCTGCATTTGAATCGATCAACTCTGAAAAAGTGATTAAGCTCTCTTTCAACTTGCTACAATCCCCTGTTCCGAGCCTCCAGCTGTCAGCTtatcaagttttcaaaaaaattattccagaGTTGGTAGCGCGAGACAAAAACCTCATAGAATCAGAAAGCTTCGATCTAAATTTgctgaatttcaaaaagttcGAAAACGTTCTCGCATCCACTCAGTACATCGTAAACGCTATGTTATTGGACTTCAA ATTATGTGAAACTGTGAGCTGCACGATTCAGCCCTACACAGATTCGTACACTTATACTCTTGGGTATTTATTTGAGTGGGCCATTTTGTTGGATATGTGTTCCTATGCTCATGCCGAATTGCGTTACCAATATTCAGAACTGCTCAA ggATGATTTCTTTCCTAGCTTAATGAACAACCTCTTCCGGCTAATGCCAGTAGAAATTTTCCAAGACAATAAAAATAAGGCTGTGAGActtacagaaatattttctactGCACCTTCATTTAGTTTTGCAA AGACTTGGACTGAGTGCAGACTAGATCATTTAGTTTGCTGGTTGTACGCTAATAGTCTGAGACAACTCCCAGTTCTGGTGAGACAATGGTGGGGTGCAGCAGACAGTAGAGTTAGCGCTGCTGTAGAAAGAATCACAATACTTTATGTTAGCCCTATGCTGTGTCAAGAAGAGCTCAGTTGCAACAAGCTTACAGGCATTGAAAACATGCAG GTCAAAGTACATCCAACAGCGAGGGAAGTTATAGCATTGTATCAAGTGGAAGATGCGAAACTGGAACTTAGCATAATTTTACCGATTAACCATCCCCTTGGACCGGTAACTGTAGATCTCGGACAGCATGCGGGTGGTGCAGCAAATTGGAGAAACTGTCATATGCAGCTCTCCATATTCCTGACGCATCAG AACGGATCAATTTGGGACGGATTAACTCTTTGGAAGAATAATCTGGATAAAAGGTTTGCCGGCGTTGAAGAGTGTTACATTTGTTTCAGTATTGTTCACGCCACTACAAATCAAATACCAAAACTTTCATGCCACACATGCCGAAAGAAATTCCACACACCATGTCTG TACAAATGGTTCAGTACAAGCCAGAAATCTACGTGCCCGATTTGCAGAAACATATTCTGA
- the LOC107220957 gene encoding E3 ubiquitin-protein ligase listerin isoform X1 → MGKNKQAQRTKNNARPSSSGRSAELLEASMPNFVGFSGAKDGGYIPLLPRLTISTLDEIDMSKLDSHFQLLLKKMNKKDGTTKLKALQEFTELCNNSTAKTILAVLPFWPRIYCLLAIDVEHRVREAAHVAHLAIVKPAGRNIAPYLKQLAGPWFTSQYDTYAPAASAATNAFQQTFPPNKLADAIAHCQEEILTYICDNITNQTPQTLGNNKTVTPEEMDMRYQRLLISSLQGYSLYLKTISPQQIEKVAKIHDKILSHNKFWKLVKHEIPLVRAGFFNVLASMIQHAEELYKNEKKKLITTIMNNLDETDPGVLPVVWEAVLLAICKIEGWHTVVSIEKLIIPKLWHVLREGGNGSANAIYPNLLPFISHFPIQNENKMNFYTNFFNNLRKGFKVKSVQLSYSEMLAVVTAFVECLRYVILLNNEDEILCETLLKQQLMPTLEWCLVEISPVKPLIFKQISQLIRYWSKNRSVADYKSYGHLVQQFWSTLEETLLNLIHSTEANFDSVHISNLYDSLLDLFLSLKNTTLETRKNLRVKFFDSNDRAEKSDEVLPKVPEEDLKYCTELAQLINKITSVHFDNINKDSSESAVMLTCYKLITNFESKDLFIALTKSCGKDTSFLDFYNKTLRKWLIEKPEQTELLIMLLFSLIKYLDKLDKKTVLASLSELQNENKIILRHAVKCALFKHNRKDPAVKEWFSQAEVSSVLLDVTKQVAVNETTIDLDVNKKILMQCFECSDNTDLIISDSTFDDIVSILCKGLNEQSQDNLNSLVELVSEISSATWTHNKLRLGVVKIIETMFGLSCTLDLDSSAFPIRKTVQNTWKNGLVQLKTMLSPAKLVDLTKKCADILWANIFLSEHLYSLEKLVEIAVSFIKALVEDDDENEHTKNVISAFTAGSKMATWLADVTTIVLYAEVVSGNLATMETCFQTKIGQDIVKIDLEQKYPTDNIENCVRWALLNIKLLKKLFMKKSEGQDDIEDDSTEVQDMDIVKVNALPVIEETMLNILHIVATGYLYGLHYTSTKHFNGISTLFTDLKEEVKVTYTLLGTDIRESNLKFILQNSGVYVGIWPHVLRLFCMELAPCDSLTTKFREDFSITSSASNNVNEIGAQLQAVQVLSDYLNMEDIPLQLDNNVNALVVGRSLLGGDSEKTLTYFIATLDKVIKLYQEDNGFLLFDCDVSEVTWQQFTLPLEVVRFLSKSVSTIPTKLTHAHWDFILISLASWQLSVKKSKKNCGNLKVTAFIVAVNKLFCTLQELLYKHEKESVEGLPGTILDEWKNIFADDVYIVLVETWMYCSDLYNQHDVSSMQLVLLNNLGEALKLVDEKIFFGQHTSAAFESINSEKVIKLSFNLLQSPVPSLQLSAYQVFKKIIPELVARDKNLIESESFDLNLLNFKKFENVLASTQYIVNAMLLDFKLCETVSCTIQPYTDSYTYTLGYLFEWAILLDMCSYAHAELRYQYSELLKDDFFPSLMNNLFRLMPVEIFQDNKNKAVRLTEIFSTAPSFSFAKTWTECRLDHLVCWLYANSLRQLPVLVRQWWGAADSRVSAAVERITILYVSPMLCQEELSCNKLTGIENMQVKVHPTAREVIALYQVEDAKLELSIILPINHPLGPVTVDLGQHAGGAANWRNCHMQLSIFLTHQNGSIWDGLTLWKNNLDKRFAGVEECYICFSIVHATTNQIPKLSCHTCRKKFHTPCLYKWFSTSQKSTCPICRNIF, encoded by the exons AtgggaaaaaacaaacaggCACAACGTACTAAAAATAATGCAAGG CCATCAAGTAGCGGTCGCAGTGCAGAGCTGCTCGAAGCCTCAATGCCCAACTTCGTTGGGTTTTCAGGGGCAAAGGATGGAGGATATATTCCCCTCTTACCAAGACTAACGATTAGTACCTTGGACGAAATCGACATGAGTAAACTGGACTCTCACTTTCAACTGCtgttgaagaaaatgaataaaaaagatggAACGACAAAATTAAAG gcATTGCAGGAGTTTACTGAGCTATGCAACAACTCGACCGCAAAAACTATTCTAGCAGTCCTTCCATTTTGGCCCCGCATATATTGTCTGCTTGCTATTGATGTGGAACATAGAGTTAGAGAAGCTGCGCATGTGGCGCATTTGGCCATTGTTAAACCTGCGGGAAGAAATATCGCTCCGTATTTGAAACAGCTGGCTGGACCGTGGTTTACGTCACAGTATGATACATACGCGCCTGCAGCCTCTGCTGCTACCAATGCTTTccag CAAACATTCCCACCAAATAAATTAGCAGACGCAATTGCACACTGTCAGGAAGAAATTTTGACTTACATCTGCGACAATATAACAAATCAAACGCCGCAAACCCTTGGAAATAATAA GACAGTTACACCTGAAGAAATGGACATGAGATACCAGAGATTATTGATATCAAGTTTACAAGGATACTCTTTATACTTGAAAACAATTTCTCCTCAGCAAATAGAGAAGGTGGCAAAGATtcacgataaaattttatcacacaATAAGTTCTGGAAATTGGTTAAACATGAAATACCTCTAGTCAGAGCTGGATTCTTCAATGTTCTTGCCTCAATGATTCAACACGCCGAAGAATTGTAcaagaacgagaaaaagaaattgatcaCCACCATTATGAACAATCTTGATGAAACAGATCCTGGTGTCTTGCCAGTTGTGTGGGAGGCTGTGCTTCTTGCAATATGTAAAATAGAG GGTTGGCATACAGTAGTCAGCATTGAAAAGCTCATAATACCTAAGTTGTGGCATGTTTTAAGAGAAGGAGGTAATGGCAGCGCCAATGCAATTTATCCTAATTTGCTGCCCTTCATCAGCCACTTTCCTATACAAAACGAGAACAAGATGAACTTTTACACAAATTTCTTTAATAATTTACGGAAGGG CTTTAAAGTCAAGAGCGTTCAACTCAGCTACTCAGAGATGCTGGCAGTGGTCACTGCATTCGTCGAGTGTTTGCGTTATGTGATTCTTTTGAATAATGAGGATGAAATCTTGTGCGAAACTTTACTGAAACAAcag TTGATGCCAACATTGGAATGGTGTTTGGTAGAGATTTCACCAGTGAAACCtttgatttttaaacaaataagCCAGCTCATTCGTTATTGGAGTAAAAATCGAAGCGTCGCCGATTACAAGTCGTATGGTCATTTAGTTCAACAATTTTGGTCTACTCTTGAGGAGACACTTTTGAATCTAATTCATTCTACTGAAGCAAATTTTGATTCAGTTCACATTTCAAACTTGTATGACTCATTGCTGGACTTGTTTCtcagtttaaaaaataccaCATTAGAGACTCGCAAAAATTTGAgagtcaaattttttgattcaaacgaccgAGCAGAAAAAAGCGACGAAGTTTTGCCTAAAGTTCCAGAAGAAGACCTGAAGTATTGTACAGAATTAGCTCAACTAATCAACAAAATAACTTCCGTTCATTTTGATAACATCAATAAAGATTCTTCTGAATCAGCTGTCATGTTAACCTGTTATAAATTAATCACAAACTTTGAAAGCAAAGACCTTTTTATTGCATTGACAAAATCGTGTGGAAAAGATACCAGTTTTCTCGATTTTTACAATAAGACTTTGAGAAAATGGTTGATTGAAAAGCCAGAACAGACGGAGCTATTGATAATGTTATTGTTCAGCCTCATCAAATATTTGGATAAATTGGACAAGAAAACAGTTCTTGCTTCATTATCAGAG TTAcagaacgaaaataaaataatcctTAGGCATGCGGTCAAGTGTGCTTTGTTCAAACATAATAGGAAGGATCCTGCAGTAAAAGAGTGGTTTTCACAAGCTGAAGTGTCGTCTGTGTTACTAGATGTGACTAAACAAGTAGCTGTTAATGAAACTACCATCGATTTGGatgtgaacaaaaaaattctcatgcAATGTTTCGAGTGTTCTGATAATACCG ATTTAATTATCAGTGATTCTACATTTGATGACATTGTCTCAATCCTCTGTAAAGGTTTGAATGAACAGAGTCAAGATAATCTCAACTCACTCGTTGAATTGGTTTCTGAGATATCCTCTGCAACTTGGACTCACAACAAACTAAGGCTAGGAGTTGTCAAAATTATCGAAACTATGTTTGGATTAAGTTGCACACTTGACTTAGATAGCAGTGCTTTCCCGATAAGAAAAACTGTTCAGAATACATGGAAAAATGGGCTGGTCCAGTTAAAAACGATGTTATCTCCCGCAAAACTTGTTGACCTTACTAAAAAATGTGCAGACATTCTATGGGCAAATATCTTTCTGTC AGAACACCTATATTCTTTAGAAAAATTAGTGGAAATTGCAGTCAGCTTTATAAAAGCATTGGTTGAAGACGATGATGAAAATGAGCAtacaaaaaatgtcatttctGCTTTTACTGCTGGGTCGAAGATGGCTACTTGGTTGGCTGATGTGACAACAATAGTTCTGTATGCAGAAGTAGTGTCAGGAAATTTAGCAACGATGGAAACGTGTTTTCAGACAAAAATCGGTCAAGATATTGTTAAAATCGACTTGGAACAAAAGTATCCTACAGACAATATAGAAAACTGTGTTAGATGGGCTTTATTGAACATTAAATTACTAAAAAAACTCTTcatgaaaaaatctgaagGCCAAGACGATATCGAAGACGATTCAACAGAAGTTCAAGATATGGATATTGTTAAAGTCAATGCATTACCTGTTATTGAAGAGACTATGttgaatattctacatatTGTTGCTACAGGATATTTGTATGGTTTACACTATACTTCA ACAAAACACTTTAATGGGATTAGCACCCTGTTTACTGATCTAAAAGAGGAAGTTAAAGTTACATATACATTGCTTGGAACAGACATACGTGAGAGTAATCTCAAGTTCATCCTTCAAAA TTCTGGAGTTTACGTTGGAATATGGCCTCATGTGTTACGTCTTTTTTGCATGGAACTAGCACCGTGTGATAGTCTAACTACTAAATTCAGAGAAGATTTCAGCATCACAAGTTCTGCCTCAAATAATGTAAACGAAATTGGCGCTCAACTTCAAGCTGTTcag GTTTTGTCTGATTACCTAAACATGGAAGATATTCCATTACAATTGGACAATAATGTAAACGCACTCGTAGTAGGACGGAGCTTGCTTGGCGGTGATTCAGAAAAAACCTTGacatattttattgcaacTTTAGATAAAGTGATAAAGCTCTACCAAGAGGATAACGGCTTCTTACTTTTTGATTG TGATGTATCAGAAGTAACGTGGCAACAGTTCACATTACCTTTGGAAGTTGTTAGATTTCTATCAAAGTCCGTCTCGACAATACCAACAAAATTAACTCACGCGCACTGGGATTTCATATTGATATCTCTAGCCTCTTGGCAGCtttcagtaaaaaaatctaaaaagaATTGTGGTAATTTGAAG GTAACAGCTTTTATTGTTGCTGTGAATAAATTGTTCTGTACACTACAAGAACTCTTATACAAACATGAGAAAGAATCTGTTGAAGGATTGCCTGGAACTATATTAGATGAGTGGAAAAACATTTTTGCTGATGATGTGTATATTGTCCTTGTTGAAACTTGGATGTATTGTTCCG ATTTGTACAATCAACACGACGTATCATCTATGCAACTTGTTCTGCTGAATAACCTGGGTGAGGCTCTGAAGTTGGTAGACGAAAAAATCTTCTTTGGACAGCATACCAGTGCTGCATTTGAATCGATCAACTCTGAAAAAGTGATTAAGCTCTCTTTCAACTTGCTACAATCCCCTGTTCCGAGCCTCCAGCTGTCAGCTtatcaagttttcaaaaaaattattccagaGTTGGTAGCGCGAGACAAAAACCTCATAGAATCAGAAAGCTTCGATCTAAATTTgctgaatttcaaaaagttcGAAAACGTTCTCGCATCCACTCAGTACATCGTAAACGCTATGTTATTGGACTTCAA ATTATGTGAAACTGTGAGCTGCACGATTCAGCCCTACACAGATTCGTACACTTATACTCTTGGGTATTTATTTGAGTGGGCCATTTTGTTGGATATGTGTTCCTATGCTCATGCCGAATTGCGTTACCAATATTCAGAACTGCTCAA ggATGATTTCTTTCCTAGCTTAATGAACAACCTCTTCCGGCTAATGCCAGTAGAAATTTTCCAAGACAATAAAAATAAGGCTGTGAGActtacagaaatattttctactGCACCTTCATTTAGTTTTGCAA AGACTTGGACTGAGTGCAGACTAGATCATTTAGTTTGCTGGTTGTACGCTAATAGTCTGAGACAACTCCCAGTTCTGGTGAGACAATGGTGGGGTGCAGCAGACAGTAGAGTTAGCGCTGCTGTAGAAAGAATCACAATACTTTATGTTAGCCCTATGCTGTGTCAAGAAGAGCTCAGTTGCAACAAGCTTACAGGCATTGAAAACATGCAG GTCAAAGTACATCCAACAGCGAGGGAAGTTATAGCATTGTATCAAGTGGAAGATGCGAAACTGGAACTTAGCATAATTTTACCGATTAACCATCCCCTTGGACCGGTAACTGTAGATCTCGGACAGCATGCGGGTGGTGCAGCAAATTGGAGAAACTGTCATATGCAGCTCTCCATATTCCTGACGCATCAG AACGGATCAATTTGGGACGGATTAACTCTTTGGAAGAATAATCTGGATAAAAGGTTTGCCGGCGTTGAAGAGTGTTACATTTGTTTCAGTATTGTTCACGCCACTACAAATCAAATACCAAAACTTTCATGCCACACATGCCGAAAGAAATTCCACACACCATGTCTG TACAAATGGTTCAGTACAAGCCAGAAATCTACGTGCCCGATTTGCAGAAACATATTCTGA